From a single Pelmatolapia mariae isolate MD_Pm_ZW linkage group LG20, Pm_UMD_F_2, whole genome shotgun sequence genomic region:
- the ogg1 gene encoding N-glycosylase/DNA lyase, whose translation MAKHAVLSSGSKMWRSMSCSKSELRLDLTLACGQSFRWRETSEGHWTGVMGGRVWTLTQTDETLWYHVYNNQDKQKEGSDRKRRVGVSVLDKNTAEKRFKCAPEKEEDEPLAVSSVQNRVLDEEMLRDYFQLDVRMGDLHKEWGAADCHFKHIAEVFKGVRMLRQDPTECLFSFICTSNNHISRIQGMVDRLCQALGSPLCQLDQTSYHDFPSLSALADSSIEARLRDLGFGYRARFIQQSAKLILDNHGPQWLEGLRSIPYLEARDALRTLPGVGTKVADCVCLMSLDKPEAVPVDTHVWQIAKRDYKYAANNGQKSITEKLNRDIGDFFRKLWGPYAGWAQSVLFCSDLKKFQSLKETAHLKQPVKDEEGEEEKMPCKKTKVKTECTGTVGNLKAKPACHKKAKISVKKEPVM comes from the exons ATGGCCAAACATGCGGTGCTGTCATCTGGATCAAAAATGTGGAGGTCTATGTCTTGTTCAAAGTCCGAATTGCGTCTCGATCTCACTCTTGCGTGTGGACAATCCTTCCG CTGGAGGGAAACATCAGAAGGACACTGGACCGGTGTGATGGGAGGGCGTGTTTGGACTCTGACCCAAACAGATGAGACTCTTTGGTACCACGTGTACAACAACCAGGACAAGCAGAAGGAGGGAAGTGACAGGAAGAGAAGAGTTGGTGTTTCTGTCTTGGACAAAAATACAGCAGAGAAGAGATTCAAATGTGCTCCAGAGAAGGAAGAAGATGAGCCTTTGGCTGTTTCTTCAGTACAGAATAGAGTGCTGGACGAAGAGATGCTGAGAGATTACTTCCAGCTGGATGTGAGGATGGGGGACCTGCACAAGGAGTGGGGAGCAGCAGATTGTCACTTCAAACACATTGCAGAGGTCTTCAAAG GTGTGCGAATGCTGCGCCAGGACCCCACTGAATGCCTGTTTTCCTTTATTTGCACTTCCAACAACCACATCTCTCGGATTCAGGGCATGGTGGACAGACTGTGTCAGGCTCTGGGCTCACCCCTGTGCCAGCTTGATCAGACCTCATACCACGACTTTCCTTCCCTGTCTGCGCTTGCAG ACAGCAGCATAGAGGCACGTCTTAGGGATCTTGGTTTTGGATACAGGGCTCGGTTTATCCAACAGAGTGCGAAGCTGATTCTGGACAACCATGGGCCCCAGTGGCTTGAAGGTTTACGCAGCATCCCATATCTAGAGGCCCGTGATGCTCTTCGTACTCTTCCTGGCGTTGGTACAAAG GTGGCAGACTGTGTATGTCTGATGTCCCTGGATAAGCCAGAGGCTGTACCTGTTGACACACACGTGTGGCAGATTGCTAAGCGTGACTATAAATACGCTGCCAACAATGGACAGAAGAGTATCACAGAGAAACTAAACAGAGATATTG GAGATTTTTTTCGAAAGCTGTGGGGACCCTACGCTGGCTGGGCGCAGTCT gttttgttttgttcagacCTCAAGAAGTTCCAAAGCCTCAAAGAGACGGCACATCTAAAGCAACCAGTGAAAGATgaagagggtgaagaggaaaaaATGCCATGCAAAAAGACGAAAGTAAAAACTGAATGTACAGGAACCGTGGGGAACTTGAAAGCCAAGCCAGCATGTCACAAGAAAGCAAAGATTTCTGTTAAGAAAGAGCCGGTAATGTGA
- the qars1 gene encoding glutamine--tRNA ligase — translation MFPSSCGNEIGSGLWSLFRKQSRVWRWRVCAVPILTGEFGGIMADTLTLFTSIGLSEQKAKETLKNESLSSSLKEAITQAQRVHGVSGVDKAMGTLLYSMTSRLKDTKRLAFLSESIAQRKICTELQLAAALDFVKGHPQDPINQKEFDEACGVGVVITPEQIEEAVEAVIKKHKDQLLKERYHFNMGLLMGEARTALKWADGKVIKNEVDMQVLHLLGPKTEADLEKKPKAQKAKVVENDVKVKKEEVAVNGDAVSGEGKSLMEQLRGEALKFHKPGENYTTEGYVVTPNTMNLLKKHLEFTGGQIRTRFPPEPNGILHIGHAKAINFNFGYAKANNGICFLRYDDTNPEKEEEKYFTAIKDMVEWLGYKPYAITHASDNFQQLYDLAVDLIRRGHAYVCHQKGEELKGHNVAQSPWRDRPIEESLVLFERMKKGLFAEGEATLRMKMVMEDGKMDPVAYRIKYTPHHRTGDEWCIYPTYDYTHCLCDSIENISHSLCTKEFQARRSSYYWLCNALDLYCPVQWEYGRLNLTYTVVSKRKIIKLVETGVVRDWDDPRLFTLTALRRRGFPPEAINNFCARVGVTVSQTTTEPHLLEACVRDVLNETAPRTMAVLEPLKVTITNLPDNFKTDVRVPDFPADEAKGSHKVPFTRTVFIEQSDFREVMEKGYKRLTPEQPVGLRHAGYVISVQKIIKDTQGKVVELEVTCCSSETAEKPKAFIHWVSEPLVCEVHLYERLFLHKNPEDPSEVPNGFLSDINHNSLQVISSALVDTSVKGAKVFDKFQFERVGYFSVDPDSTADKLIFNRTVTLKEDPGKI, via the exons ATGTTTCCCTCCAGCTGCGGGAATGAGAT aggAAGTGGCCTCTGGTCTCTCTTTAGGAAGCAAAGTCGTGTGTGGCGGTGGCGTGTCTGTGCGGTTCCGATTTTAACCGGCGAATTCGGCGGGATAATGGCAGATACGCTGACACTTTTCACGTCCATTGGACTCAGCGAGCAGAAAGCGAAAGAAACGCTGAAGAATGAATCGCTGAGTTCTTCCCTGAAGGAGGCAATTACTCAG GCCCAACGTGTCCATGGGGTCTCAGGAGTGGACAAAGCCATGGGTACATTGCTGTACAGTATGACATCTCGCCTTAAAGACACCAAACGCCTGGCATTTCTTTCAGAAAGTATAGCTCAGCGTAAGATCTGCACAGAACTACAGCTTGCAG ctgctttgGACTTTGTGAAGGGTCATCCGCAAGACCCCATAAACCAGAAGGAGTTTGACGAAGCATGTGGAGTGGGTGTAGTCATAACACCTGAGCAGATTGAGGAAGCA GTAGAAGCTGTGATTAAAAAGCACAAGGATCAACTGCTAAAGGAGAGGTACCACTTCAACATGGGACTGCTAATGG GTGAAGCACGTACTGCTCTAAAATGGGCTGATGGCAAGGTGATCAAGAATGAGGTGGACATGCAG GTTCTGCACCTCTTAGGACCCAAAACAGAGGCTGACCTAGAAAAGAAGCCCAAG GCACAGAAAGCTAAAGTCGTAGAGAATGACGTGAAGGTGAAGAAAGAGGAGGTGGCGGTGAACG GTGATGCAGTCTCTGGGGAGGGCAAGTCACTAATGGAGCAGCTCAGAGGAGAGGCACTGAAGTTCCATAAACCAG GAGAAAATTATACAACTGAGGGCTACGTGGTCACACCGAATACAATGAACTTGCTTAAAAAGCACCTGGAGTTCACAGGTGGACAG ATACGTACCCGTTTTCCTCCTGAGCCCAACGGTATCCTTCACATTGGACATGCCAAAGCTATCAACTTTAATTTTGGCTATGCAAAG GCAAATAATGGAATTTGCTTCCTGAGGTATGATGACACAAATCCtgagaaggaagaggagaaatACTTCACTGCCATCAAGGATATGGTGGAGTGGCTGG GCTACAAACCTTATGCCATCACACACGCTTCTGACAATTTTCAGCAACTCTATGACCTTGCTGTGGATCTTATTCGCAG GGGTCACGCGTATGTGTGCCATCAGAAAGGCGAGGAGCTGAAAGGCCATAACGTTGCTCAATCACCGTGGAGAGATCGACCCATTGAAGAGTCGCTGGTGCTGTTTGAGAGGATGAAGAAGGGCCTGTTTGCTGAGGGAGAGGCCACCCTCAGGATGAAGATGGTCATGGAGGATGGAAAGATGGATCCTGTGGCATACCGAATAAAATACACACCGCATCATCGGACAGGAGATGAAtg GTGCATCTACCCTACCTATGACTACACTCACTGTCTGTGTGACTCCATTGAAAATATTTCACACTCACTGTGTACCAAAGAGTTTCAAGCCAG GCGTTCATCATATTACTGGCTGTGTAACGCTCTGGATCTGTACTGCCCTGTGCAGTGGGAATATGGGCGGCTGAACCTCACCTACACTGTTGTGTCCAAGAGGAAAATCATCAAACTGGTTGAGACAGGCGTTGTCAG AGACTGGGATGATCCCAGACTCTTCACTCTGACTGCACTGAGGAGAAGAGGGTTTCCCCCAGAAGCGATCAACAACTTCTGTGCACGA GTGGGAGTCACAGTTTCCCAAACGACGACCGAACCCCACTTACTGGAGGCGTGTGTGAGGGATGTGCTGAATGAAACAGCACCTCGAACCATGGCTGTGCTAGAACCACTCAAAGTCACCATAACGAACCTTCCTGACAACTTCAAG ACAGATGTACGAGTCCCGGACTTCCCTGCCGACGAAGCTAAGGGCAGCCACAAGGTTCCTTTCACGCGCACAGTCTTCATTGAACAAAGTGACTTCAGAGAG GTCATGGAAAAGGGCTACAAGCGCCTGACTCCAGAACAACCTGTAGGCCTGAGGCATGCTGGGTATGtcatctctgtccagaagatcaTCAAG GACACTCAGGGTAAAGTGGTGGAACTGGAGGTGACCTGCTGCAGTTCTGAGACCGCAGAGAAACCAAAGGCCTTTATCCACTGGGTCAGTGAGCCACTGGTGTGTGAAGTGCACCTCTATGAAAGACT CTTCTTGCACAAAAATCCAGAAGATCCATCTGAAGTGCCTAATGGCTTCCTGAGTGACATCAACCAT aatTCCCTGCAAGTGATCAGTAGTGCCTTAGTGGACACCTCAGTCAAGGGAGCAAAGGTTTTTGATAAATTTCAGTTTGAAAGAGTCGGCTACTTCTCAGTGGACCCAGACAGCACTGCAGATAAG CTCATCTTCAACAGAACAGTTACCCTGAAAGAAGACCCTGGGAAGATCTGA